One genomic region from Gouania willdenowi unplaced genomic scaffold, fGouWil2.1 scaffold_42_arrow_ctg1, whole genome shotgun sequence encodes:
- the LOC114460339 gene encoding transcription factor LBX1-like has product MTSSKDMKAGSVLQSGGEDMRRRAPLDQLPPPANSNKPLTPFSIEDILNKPSVKKSMQASVCAPRVLQDKVSGSNSARNGIISTPSSPLCALEELASKTFKGLEVSVIQAAEGREHVNAFGQRQTSKKRRKSRTAFTNHQIYELEKRFLYQKYLSPADRDQIAQQLGLSNAQVITWFQNRRAKLKRDLEEMKADVESLKKITPQTLQKLVTMENLEDAQQQQQGGGPRSPSISPNPPGLHRGFPQSPSSSRDQTTDEFSEDEEEIEVDD; this is encoded by the exons ATGACCTCCAGTAAAGACATGAAGGCAGGTTCTGTGTTGCAGTCCGGCGGAGAGGACATGAGGAGACGGGCTCCCCTAGACCAGCTGCCGCCGCCGGCCAACTCCAACAAGCCCCTCACCCCGTTCAGCATCGAGGATATCCTCAACAAACCGTCCGTCAAGAAGTCCATGCAGGCGAGTGTCTGTGCGCCCCGGGTGCTGCAGGACAAAGTGTCCGGATCCAACTCGGCCCGGAACGGGATCATCAGCACGCCGTCATCCCCGCTGTGCGCGCTGGAGGAGCTGGCCAGCAAAACGTTTAAAGGGCTGGAAGTGAGCGTTATCCAGGCAGCAGAAG GTCGCGAGCACGTGAACGCCTTCGGTCAGAGACAAACGTCTAAAAAGCGGAGGAAGTCGCGGACGGCCTTCACCAACCACCAGATCTACGagctggagaagcggttcctgTACCAGAAGTACTTGTCCCCGGCGGACCGGGACCAGATCGCGCAGCAGCTGGGCCTGTCCAACGCGCAGGTCATCACCTGGTTCCAGAACCGCAGGGCCAAGCTCAAGAGGGACCTGGAGGAGATGAAAGCGGACGTGGAGTCGCTGAAGAAGATCACCCCTCAGACCCTCCAGAAGCTGGTCACCATGGAGAACCTGGAAGATgcgcaacagcagcagcagggtgGGGGGCCCAGGTCGCCCAGTATCTCCCCGAACCCCCCAGGACTGCACAGGGGGTTCCCACAGTCGCCCTCCTCCTCCAGGGACCAGACCACCGACGAGTTCtcggaggatgaggaggaaatAGAAGTGGACGATTGA